One window of Mesorhizobium sp. WSM4904 genomic DNA carries:
- a CDS encoding glutathione S-transferase family protein, whose translation MILYDMIDSGNCYKPRLLMAKLGIPFTRIEVSSHTGETRKADYVAKNPNAMVPLLELDDGRRIAESNAILLYLAEGTRFLPADRYERALAYQWLFFEQYSHEPYIAVRKALLTFPERAKDATPERLAQTLERGNKALGVMNKHLEQNAFFAGSAYSVADIALYAYTHTAEKGGFQLDAYPAVVEWLTRVEADKGHVPIEWVP comes from the coding sequence ATGATCCTTTATGACATGATCGACAGCGGCAATTGCTACAAGCCGCGTCTGTTGATGGCAAAGCTCGGCATTCCCTTCACCCGCATCGAGGTGAGCTCGCATACCGGCGAGACGCGCAAGGCCGACTATGTCGCCAAGAACCCGAACGCGATGGTGCCGCTGCTCGAGCTCGACGACGGCCGGCGTATCGCCGAATCCAACGCCATCCTGCTCTATCTCGCCGAAGGCACACGCTTCCTGCCGGCCGACAGATACGAGCGGGCGCTGGCCTATCAGTGGCTGTTCTTCGAGCAGTACAGCCACGAGCCCTATATCGCGGTGCGCAAGGCGCTGCTCACCTTCCCGGAAAGGGCGAAGGACGCGACGCCGGAAAGGCTGGCGCAAACGTTGGAGCGCGGCAACAAGGCGCTCGGCGTGATGAACAAGCACCTGGAGCAGAACGCCTTCTTCGCCGGCAGCGCCTACAGCGTCGCCGATATCGCGCTCTATGCCTACACCCACACCGCCGAGAAGGGCGGCTTCCAGCTCGACGCCTATCCGGCAGTGGTGGAGTGGCTGACGCGCGTCGAGGCGGACAAGGGGCACGTGCCGATCGAGTGGGTGCCTTAG
- a CDS encoding EAL domain-containing protein: MIVRPERRRPERRRNVAEAIFADEIGLQFGVYGEFRLWSAYQPIFAPRGSTLKPVAVEALIEPRRVATPVAPQVFFDSVAASDRLFVETMCRMLHLGNYRNIGVDGLALFFNYDPMINDHLGRALAEIRLMTRHLGDFGLEPTKLVCEITEQAADDQVLASLMREMRRDGIRIAVDDFGTGHSTEARIGLLSPDIVKIDGGWFAELCRHAAAERFFRPLVSMLHDRGAKVLVEGIEQATHLRVALDGGVDLLQGYHLARPALAGTIFNDEPLSVDALLGIDNKVVQLHQRR, from the coding sequence ATGATCGTGCGGCCCGAGAGGCGGCGCCCAGAAAGGCGGCGCAATGTCGCCGAGGCGATCTTCGCCGACGAGATCGGCCTCCAGTTCGGCGTCTATGGCGAGTTCCGGCTGTGGAGCGCCTATCAGCCGATCTTCGCGCCGCGGGGCAGTACGCTCAAACCTGTCGCCGTCGAAGCGCTGATCGAGCCGCGCCGCGTCGCAACCCCCGTTGCGCCGCAAGTTTTCTTCGACAGCGTCGCGGCATCGGACCGGCTGTTCGTCGAGACGATGTGCCGGATGCTGCATCTGGGCAACTACCGCAACATCGGCGTCGACGGGCTTGCCCTGTTCTTCAACTATGACCCGATGATCAACGATCACCTCGGGCGGGCACTGGCCGAGATCCGCCTTATGACCAGGCATCTCGGCGATTTCGGCCTCGAGCCGACCAAGCTCGTCTGCGAGATCACCGAACAGGCGGCCGACGATCAGGTGCTCGCCAGCCTCATGCGCGAGATGAGGCGTGACGGCATCCGCATCGCCGTCGACGATTTCGGCACCGGACATTCGACCGAAGCGCGCATCGGCCTTCTGTCGCCCGACATCGTCAAGATCGACGGCGGCTGGTTCGCGGAGCTCTGCCGTCATGCCGCAGCCGAACGGTTCTTCCGGCCGCTGGTCTCGATGCTGCACGACCGCGGCGCCAAGGTGCTGGTCGAAGGCATCGAGCAGGCCACGCATCTGCGCGTCGCGCTCGACGGCGGCGTCGACCTTCTGCAGGGATATCACCTTGCCCGCCCGGCGCTCGCCGGCACGATCTTCAACGACGAGCCGCTGTCGGTCGATGCGCTGCTCGGCATCGACAACAAGGTCGTGCAATTGCATCAGCGCCGCTGA